The Eleutherodactylus coqui strain aEleCoq1 chromosome 6, aEleCoq1.hap1, whole genome shotgun sequence genome window below encodes:
- the LOC136572040 gene encoding uncharacterized protein, giving the protein MESLGVNHSPLGFTTTQIVENWDDTSETFDAALFDCFSQSANDATDVNETINHERPAQSLGHDNHPWSPLRQQNGCVRMVVLSPISVAHGSQSRDSGQSVIENTCVIAGENSTLEMANLTLNPVENASVSPDAFSPVLQTHSESVRYPMPLEPHITINRVATPTAVKHRRNLLKRERHCVRKTPLSPVLEESETLGDTNTGAANGKPHAVMSNDIRVCHNATQTDTQHQLVSASINAVTCVDTQQSLVTPPRPTSSHRKRKSSDEYQVSKRSPTPRNLNDPVYRHFVTRQIQMKNTIQLLCDGVIAKASECSAKASEWAAKASECLTIVSQVRTRQSELEHAPVEPLSNDELLKLVVKLRKISKALAITEPHQPPTL; this is encoded by the exons ATGGAAAGTCTGGGTGTCAATCATTCCCCCCTTGGATTTACTACCACCCAAATCG TAGAGAACTGGGATGACACCAGCGAAACTTTTGACGCAGCGCTATTcgattgtttctcacagtctgccaACG ATGCTACAGATGTAAATGAAACCATAAATCACGAAAGACCAGCGCAGTCGCTGGGACACGACAATCACCCATGGAGTCCACTAAGACAGCAAAATGGATGCGTGAGAATGGTGGTGCTATCACCTATATCGGTTGCGCATGGGAGCCAGTCGAGGGACTCCGGTCAAAGCGTCATCG AGAATACTTGTGTCATCGCTGGGGAAAACTCAACATTAGAGATGGCAAACCTGACGCTAAACCCTGTGGAAAATGCGAGTGTATCGCCGGATGCATTTAGCCCTGTGTTACAGACACACAGCGAATCCGTGAGATACCCGATGCCGCTAGAACCACACATAACCATCAACCGCGTCGCCACACCAACTGCTGTCAAACATCGCCGCAACTTATTGAAGCGTGAGAGACATTGTGTGAGAAAAACACCGCTATCCCCTGTTTTGGAAGAGTCCGAAACGCTGGGGGACACCAACACTGGTGCCGCTAACGGTAAGCCGCATGCCGTAATGTCAAACGATATTCGGgtttgtcataatgcaacacaaACTGATACACAACACCAACTAGTCAGTGCTAGTATTAACGCAGTAACATGTGTTGATACTCAGCAGTCGCTAGTTACCCCACCACGCCCCACTTCATCTCACAGAAAGAGAAAATCATCTGACGAGTATCAAGTTTCAAAAAGATCGCCAACACCGAGAAACCTTAACGATCCTGTTTACCGTCACTTTGTGACGCGACAGATACAGATGAAAAATACGATACAGCTTCTATGTGACGGCGTTATCGCTAAGGCGTCAGAATGTAGCGCTAAGGCATCAGAATGGGCCGCTAAAGCATCAGAATGTCTCACTATAGTTTCCCAAGTGAGGACGAGGCAATCAGAGCTAGAGCACGCACCTGTAGAGCCCCTTAGTAACGATGAACTTTTAAAACTAGTCGTAAAGTTGCGAAAGATTTCCAAGGCGCTCGCTATTACGGAGCCCCACCAGCCCCCCACCTTATGA
- the LOC136632009 gene encoding phospholipase A2 inhibitor and Ly6/PLAUR domain-containing protein-like has product MISLIGFLSLFSALTATSSALLCTKCSSTSTTCSGSSITCPDGFMCGSEYTRVLGEGVRAKYLTRTCTPSSECNFSGSMTITQKRFALGISCCSTNNCTPTLPTVPTKDHNPNGVICPSCAPAQSASCYTSDTIQCTADENMCLLQTIEITGSAPAAMRGCATKSYCDLGSQSAGGSTIKATYTCTSGGISAHKVILTPAIVCLLVLKLFL; this is encoded by the exons ATGATTTCTCTGATTGGATTTCTGAGCCTCTTCTCGGCTCTTACAGCAACAA GTTCAGCTCTCTTGTGTACAAAGTGTTCATCTACATCCACGACATGCTCAGGCAGCAGCATAACTTGTCCGGATGGATTTATGTGTGGGTCTGAATATACACGAGTCCTTGGCG AGGGAGTGAGGGCTAAATATCTGACCAGGACATGCACACCTTCATCTGAATGCAACTTCAGTGGCTCCATGACCATCACACAAAAACGATTTGCGCTTGGCATTTCATGCTGCAGCACTAACAACTGTACTCCTACTCTTCCAACTG TTCCAACAAAAGACCATAACCCCAATGGAGTAATCTGCCCATCTTGCGCTCCTGCCCAATCTGCCTCGTGTTACACCTCGGATACTATCCAATGTACAGCGGATGAGAATATGTGTCTTCTCCAGACAATAGAAATAACAG GATCAGCCCCAGCAGCCATGCGAGGATGCGCAACAAAGTCCTACTGTGATCTTGGTAGCCAGTCTGCTGGAGGATCAACAATCAAAGCTACATATACCTGCACCAGTGGCGGCATAAGTGCCCATAAAGTCATCCTGACTCCAGCCATTGTGTGTCTTCTAGTGCTGAAATTGTTTCTCTAA